TCATCCGTCATTACCGGAACTTTTCTCATTTGCTGCCGAAAACGATACGCTAACAATCGAAGTTAAGAAATAGTAATTTGGAGTAAAACATCCGTGATGTTTTAAGATAAACTAGTAATTTTGGAGTGCAACATCCGTGATGTTGCAGTGTTGTATAAAATATCACGGATATTTTACTCCAAAACGCCATAAATGGCGTAATATAATTTGCACGATTTTTTTACCTATCCGTAAACGGATAGGCTATTTTTTTTGCATTCGTGGTTATTTTTTCACATTTCCTGACCTGTGAAATGCCTTTATCTGTTTTATTTCACCGGGTCCCTTTTCCAATTCAAAATTCAAAATTCAAAATTCAAAATTTCCTTCTCCGTTTTCCTTTTTCCCTTTTCCCTTCTCCCTTCTCCCATTTTTTGTTTTTATCCGTACATTCGTGGCTATATTTTTTCAATATAACCAAGGGCATTCACGCCCTTATATTTTACTCAAACACCGTCCACTGATAAACTTTCTCATCAATTTCCTTTTTCGGATTTTTGCGTTTCAGTCCACGAGTTTTGGCGATTTGTTTTCCGATATCCGACTCAATAATCCAGAACTCATAACCTCCATCTTTTACAACTTCATATTGAACCGGTGGCTGCTTTTCCGTTGATGCTTGCACAAGCATTTGTTCAATTCCGGTCGGTTCACATACTTCCAATTCAAGAGGAAGCTGTATCCATTGATTTGTTTGGTCTGTGGCAAGGTGATAATTATCTATAAGTAATGTTTTTGTTTCATCTGAGAAAATATACATCAGGCGGATATAACAAGATTTGTTCGCTCTCACTAAAATTTTGGGTTCATCTCCATAATAATAAACAAGGGGTCCATCGGACATTTTATCCGTTTGCAAATCTATTTTTAGACGATTATCGGTTTGGATTGCATCGTAGAGGGCGAGTTTGTTTTGTAACGCTTTTTTCAAATCTTTCGGTTTGATCCTTTCCCAACCGATATTTTCGCAGGTTAATTTATTCACAAAAATTTGAGTGCTTTTTTCATTCCCTTTTGCAAGGTCATTCATTCCAAGCAGAATAAGAATTCCTTGTTCAGATTCAAGTATTTTCCCTCTGAAAATGTAATCTGAATCTTCACAATATTTATATGCATTTCGTTGCCAACCGGTTTCTGCAATGATCTTATTTGCCAGAATCTCGGCAAAATTATTTCCAAACTCGGATACAAAGCCGGTATTCTGCCATTCGACCGGATAGATGACAAAAGAGCCGTTTGCTTTGGAATTCGCCAAAAGAGGAGCAAGAAGATCATCAGATAATTCTGCTGGTGTTTTGGGGACACTTCCTGTTAGTTCATAAAGCTTTTTCTCAATTTTGTATTTCGTAGGTATCTTTCCCATTTGTTGTGACAGATCATCGTTCCATTTATTAAGGTAAAGGTATATAGCCATATCTGTGCTCAATTTTTGCAAAGTGATTACACATTCCGCATATTTTTTCATTGCCTTTTTGGGATTAGAATTATAAAGATCTTCTGCAAGTATGAATTCATCATTCACTTTTTTGATGTTTTCTTTGATCTTATGTTTGAATGAATTCCGCAGATCATCTGCCGGTATTCCGACAAGAACATAGATGCAATTATCATCCTTTTCGCTTTTCAATTTCTTGCATCCCATTATTTCCAGATCGGTTTTCACTTGCGTTTCGCTCATGAAATATTCTTCTACTTCTGTTTCTTCATCGCCTCCTTTTTCTGAAATATAATCAATAGTTTCACCGGAGATCCGGCAAGTGATTTTGGAAGCAGCATCCTGCAGAGCCATTTGTTCTGCTCGTTTTTCTGCTTCGGCTACATTTTTGCTTTTTATTTCAGCAAAACCTTTTCCGGTAAAATAATCAGAAAATCGGTTTGCGAAGGTGCCTGTGTACCAGTTGGGGGTTGCAGGAAGTGATGCATAGAGCAAGATTAGAATCATTGGAATCGATAATTTTATTTTCATTTTACTCCTTTTTGTAACGCCGTGAACGGCGTAGATTATTTCTTCTTTCCTATTTCCCCAGTCCTGAAGGACTGGGCTATTTTTTTCGCTTTTGTTTTTCATTTATACTCGTGAAAGGTTGGAATTTTTCATTTTCATTTTTTTAAATAGCCTATGCGTTTACGCATAGGATAAAACGATACGTTCATTTTTATAACGCCGTGAACGGCGTGGATATTTTTTCTTTCCTATTTCCCAGTCCTGAAGGACTGGGCTATTTTCGTTTTTCATTATTCATTCGTAAACGTGAATGGTTAGATCTTTTTATTCCATTATTCGATCGCAAACTATTCGATTATTTTTTTATTTTTAAAAGAGACAACAATTAAATTATTTTCATTAATTCATTTTTTAAAATAGCCTATGCGTTTACGCATAGGATAAAACGATACGCTCCTTTTTATAACGCCGTGAACGGCGTGGATTATTTCTTCTTTCATATTTCCCCAGTCCTGAAGGACTGGGCTATTTTCGTTTTTCATTATTCATTCGTAAACGTGAATGGTTAGATCTTTTTATTCCATTATTCGATCGCAAACTATTCGATTATTTTTTTATTTTTAAAAGAGACAACAATTAAATTATTTTCATTAATTCATTTTTTAAAATAGCCTATGCGTTTACGCATAGGATAAAAAAATCACAACATTCCCACGCCGTTTACGGCGTTATTTTTCTATTACCACATTATGTTTCTGCAATAACAAATTCCATTCCTCCGTAAAAGACTGCTTTTTATGATGCTCTTTTTGATTTCTAATATATTTTTTTATAATTCCAACATTTGATTCACTCACCGAAAATGCTGCAAATCCACGCTGCCAAGCAAATCTTGTTTTTATGAATTGCTGCTCGTTAACCCAATGCGAAGATTCGCCTTTTATATTATTTACTATTTTACTTATCGCATATTTTGGATTCAAGGAAAATAAACAATGAACGTGGTCTTCGATGCCGTTTATCAAAGAAAGGTGATA
The DNA window shown above is from Candidatus Cloacimonadota bacterium and carries:
- the tnpA gene encoding IS200/IS605 family transposase, with amino-acid sequence MSHTYYKIWLHIVWSTKDRYPLISNVIQKKLYEHIHEISSEKDYHLSLINGIEDHVHCLFSLNPKYAISKIVNNIKGESSHWVNEQQFIKTRFAWQRGFAAFSVSESNVGIIKKYIRNQKEHHKKQSFTEEWNLLLQKHNVVIEK